Proteins from one Chroococcidiopsis sp. CCMEE 29 genomic window:
- a CDS encoding diheme cytochrome c, with product MSNLVKRKSHRQQKRRSPLILFLLILVWSLTLGWGLALATHAQTSTSGATTTVDPVPQSYQLGQELYLENCASCHIALPPAVLPTETWRQILQDSQHYGQQLTPLVDPARLLVWNYLQNFSRSVAKDEETPFRLNNSRYLKALHPKVKLPRPVQISSCVSCHPSAAEYNFRRLTPEWEKSP from the coding sequence ATGTCAAATCTAGTTAAGCGAAAATCTCACCGACAACAAAAAAGGCGATCGCCCTTAATCTTGTTTTTGTTGATTTTGGTTTGGAGTCTTACCCTTGGCTGGGGTCTAGCTTTGGCAACCCATGCCCAGACTTCTACATCAGGTGCAACCACCACTGTCGATCCAGTTCCCCAGAGCTACCAGTTAGGGCAAGAACTATACCTAGAAAACTGTGCTAGCTGCCATATCGCCCTACCACCAGCTGTTTTGCCAACTGAAACCTGGAGACAAATTTTGCAAGACTCACAGCACTATGGGCAACAGCTAACCCCTTTAGTTGATCCAGCTCGGTTGCTAGTCTGGAACTATCTACAAAATTTCTCCCGCTCCGTAGCAAAAGACGAAGAAACGCCTTTTCGATTGAACAACTCTCGCTATTTGAAAGCTTTACACCCCAAAGTTAAGCTACCTCGCCCTGTTCAGATTAGCAGTTGTGTCAGCTGTCATCCTAGTGCCGCTGAATACAACTTTCGTCGCCTCACCCCAGAATGGGAGAAATCCCCTTAG
- a CDS encoding bifunctional riboflavin kinase/FAD synthetase codes for MWVTSSTSKALIPTTVALGNFDGLHRGHQRVIQPIVKARQEAKELLVPSPEHTYPTVVTFDPHPQEFFTGQRRALLTPLKEKVQQLLQLGVEQLVLLPFNRELADLSPQAFVEKILVQQLCCQHISVGQDFCFGKQRSGTATDLQAIAANFGIPVTIVPLHTCEGSHRISSSAIRQALEQGDLQRAKELLGRSYTLTGTVVKGQQLGRTIGFPTANIQLPPEKFLPRQGVYAVQLLTGEKIGSLGFGVMNIGSRPTVSGMHLSVEVHLLDWSGDLYGKTMTVQLEKFLRSEQKFDSLEALKAQIQSDCNLARAVLGIN; via the coding sequence GTGTGGGTTACTTCCTCTACTTCTAAAGCTTTAATCCCAACTACTGTTGCCCTCGGAAATTTTGATGGTCTGCATCGTGGGCATCAACGGGTAATTCAGCCGATTGTAAAAGCGAGGCAAGAGGCTAAGGAACTCCTTGTGCCTTCACCTGAGCATACTTACCCGACAGTTGTCACCTTCGATCCGCATCCGCAGGAATTTTTTACTGGGCAACGTCGTGCTTTGTTGACACCGTTAAAGGAGAAAGTGCAACAGCTGCTGCAATTAGGAGTAGAACAGTTAGTGCTTCTGCCTTTTAATCGGGAATTGGCTGATTTAAGTCCGCAAGCGTTTGTCGAAAAGATTCTGGTGCAACAGCTGTGCTGCCAGCATATTAGTGTGGGACAGGATTTTTGCTTTGGCAAGCAGCGCAGTGGCACCGCTACTGATTTGCAAGCGATCGCCGCCAACTTCGGTATCCCGGTTACTATTGTTCCCCTACATACGTGCGAAGGCAGTCATCGCATTAGTAGCTCAGCCATCCGCCAAGCCTTAGAGCAAGGCGATCTCCAACGTGCTAAAGAGCTACTGGGACGTTCTTATACTCTCACTGGCACGGTAGTTAAAGGACAACAGCTAGGCAGAACAATCGGCTTTCCCACAGCAAACATCCAGCTACCCCCAGAGAAGTTTTTACCCCGACAGGGTGTCTACGCCGTGCAACTCCTGACAGGAGAGAAAATCGGCTCGCTTGGCTTCGGTGTCATGAACATTGGCAGTCGCCCTACAGTAAGTGGTATGCACTTATCTGTGGAGGTGCATCTGTTAGATTGGTCTGGCGATTTGTATGGTAAGACCATGACAGTGCAATTAGAGAAATTCTTACGATCTGAACAAAAGTTTGATTCTTTAGAAGCCCTCAAAGCACAGATTCAATCTGACTGCAACTTAGCTAGAGCCGTCCTTGGAATCAATTGA
- the surE gene encoding 5'/3'-nucleotidase SurE produces the protein MKLLISNDDGIFAPGIRSLANGLAAAGHDVTVVCPDRERSATGHGLTLHQPIRAEIIESVFHPSIEAWACSGTPSDCVKLALWALLDSPPELVLSGINQGANLGTDVLYSGTVSAAMEGVIERIPSIAISLTSFTSKDFRPAVTFAKSLLTQLEKEPLSELMLLNVNVPAVGLEEISGVTITRQGVRRYIDVFEKRVDPRGKIYYWLAGELLEEIEPEEGLHLPQDIPTDVQAIRQNYITVTPLQYNLTYASGLHQLCKWEFNFP, from the coding sequence ATGAAATTACTAATTAGCAACGATGACGGTATTTTTGCCCCTGGCATTCGCAGCTTAGCCAATGGCTTAGCAGCAGCAGGGCATGATGTGACAGTCGTTTGTCCAGATCGAGAGCGATCGGCAACTGGACATGGTTTAACCCTGCACCAACCGATCCGCGCGGAAATCATTGAGTCAGTTTTTCACCCCTCAATCGAAGCCTGGGCATGTTCTGGCACTCCCTCTGACTGCGTTAAGCTAGCACTTTGGGCATTGCTAGACAGTCCTCCAGAACTTGTTCTTTCCGGTATTAATCAGGGTGCCAATTTGGGTACCGATGTTTTGTACTCTGGTACCGTTTCAGCGGCAATGGAAGGCGTGATTGAACGGATTCCCAGTATCGCTATCAGTCTTACTAGCTTCACTTCTAAGGATTTTCGACCCGCTGTCACTTTTGCTAAGTCCCTACTCACTCAACTAGAGAAGGAACCTCTATCAGAACTCATGTTACTTAACGTTAACGTACCTGCTGTGGGGTTAGAAGAAATTTCTGGGGTTACCATCACCCGTCAGGGAGTGCGACGTTATATCGATGTTTTTGAAAAACGGGTCGATCCGCGTGGCAAGATTTACTACTGGTTAGCAGGAGAGTTACTAGAGGAAATAGAACCAGAGGAGGGCTTGCATCTACCACAAGATATACCTACCGATGTACAGGCGATTCGTCAAAACTACATAACTGTCACACCGTTGCAGTACAACCTAACTTATGCATCCGGACTCCATCAATTATGCAAGTGGGAATTCAATTTTCCTTAA
- a CDS encoding ATP-binding cassette domain-containing protein codes for MTYMMVQAKGLKKRFGKMLALRGIDLSVPAGSVLGVLGPNGAGKTTAINCLTTLLKPDAGWAAIAGYDVVAQPAAVRALIGVTGQFAAVDEELTARENLILFGRLMRLSAAEAARRATELLEQFDLLEAGNRRVKEFSGGMRRRLDLAASIVAEPLVLFLDEPTTGLDPRSRRQLWEMVRALKERGITILLTTQYLEEADELADRIVVIDQGMVIAEGTSDDLKNRVGGTFCELELANPRDEPKVRQLLADLGNLKGRGTLTLAAPHGVATLSEVVRRVDAAGIVLADISLRRPSLDDVFFALTGHATGEN; via the coding sequence ATGACCTACATGATGGTCCAAGCCAAGGGACTGAAAAAGCGCTTTGGGAAAATGCTAGCCCTGCGAGGGATTGACCTTTCGGTACCTGCTGGCTCAGTGCTGGGTGTGCTAGGTCCCAACGGTGCAGGCAAAACCACGGCAATTAACTGCCTCACCACCTTACTCAAGCCTGACGCAGGATGGGCAGCGATCGCGGGGTATGATGTCGTCGCTCAGCCTGCGGCGGTGCGCGCACTAATTGGCGTAACGGGTCAGTTTGCTGCCGTTGATGAAGAACTAACTGCCCGCGAGAATCTCATCCTGTTCGGGCGGCTAATGCGGCTATCTGCCGCTGAGGCAGCACGACGAGCCACGGAACTGCTAGAGCAGTTTGACTTGCTGGAGGCTGGCAACCGTCGGGTGAAAGAGTTCTCCGGCGGGATGCGACGCCGGCTCGACCTCGCAGCGAGTATTGTTGCCGAGCCTTTGGTACTGTTTCTAGACGAGCCGACCACAGGGCTTGACCCCCGCAGCCGCCGTCAGCTTTGGGAGATGGTGAGGGCGTTGAAAGAGCGGGGCATTACAATCTTGCTGACCACTCAGTACCTGGAGGAGGCTGATGAGTTGGCTGACCGGATAGTGGTCATCGATCAAGGGATGGTGATTGCTGAAGGCACCTCAGACGATCTCAAAAACCGTGTAGGTGGAACATTCTGTGAGCTGGAACTGGCTAATCCGAGAGATGAGCCGAAAGTGCGACAACTGTTAGCAGATCTTGGCAACCTCAAGGGTAGAGGTACGCTCACACTAGCCGCACCGCACGGGGTAGCAACGCTTTCCGAGGTGGTTCGACGGGTAGATGCTGCAGGTATAGTGCTAGCAGATATCTCCCTGCGCCGTCCCAGCCTGGACGATGTATTTTTTGCCTTGACTGGTCATGCGACCGGAGAAAACTAA
- the secA gene encoding preprotein translocase subunit SecA: MLKNLLGDPNARKLKKYQPSVTDISLLEEDIQALSDEQLASKTAEFKQRLSKGETLDDLLPEAFAVVRETGRRVLGLRHFDVQLLGGIILHKGQIAEMKTGEGKTLVATLPAYLNALTGKGVHIVTVNDYLARRDAEWMGQVHRFLGLSVGLIQQGMGPSERKKNYDCDITYVTNSEVGFDYLRDNMATAMADVVQRPFNYCVIDEVDSILIDEARTPLIISGQVERPTEKYLQAAQIALALKKEDEHYEVDEKARNVLLSDEGFAEAEQLLGVTDLYDPNDPWAHYIFNAIKAKELFLKDVNYIVRNGEVVIVDEFTGRVLPGRRWSDGLHQAIEAKERVEIQPETQTLATITYQNLFLLYPKLAGMTGTAKTEEAEFEKIYKLEVTVIPTNRPRSRQDLPDMVFKTEEAKWRAIAQECAQMHEIGRPVLVGTTSVEKSEYLSQLLNQLEIPYNLLNARPENVERESEIIAQAGRKGALTIATNMAGRGTDIILGGNAEYMARLKLREYFMPRIVQPEDEDSFGIGRASVPVAAGSSGQGFVPGKKVKTWKASPQIFPTQLSRQMEQMLKAAVEFAIQEYGERSLPELEAEDKVAVAAEKAPTDDPVIQRLREVYNRILQEYEQFTSREHEEVVSLGGLHVIGTERHESRRIDNQLRGRAGRQGDPGSTRFFLSLQDNLLRIFGGDRVAGLMNAFRVEEDMPIESGMLTRSLEGAQKKVETYYYDIRKQVFEYDEVMNNQRRAIYAERRRVLEGQDLKEQVIKYAEKTMDEIVDYYVNPDLPSEDWELGTLVSKVKEFIYLLADLEPEQLQDLAVGEIKTFLHEQVRIAYDLKEAQVDQIQPGLMRQAERFFILQQIDTLWREHLQQMDSLRESVGLRGYGQKDPLIEYKSEGYELFLDMMTNIRRNVVYSLFQFQPQIQPSVQAPSELV, encoded by the coding sequence ATGCTGAAAAACTTGCTGGGCGACCCGAACGCTCGTAAGCTCAAAAAATACCAACCTTCTGTTACAGACATCAGCCTCCTAGAGGAAGATATTCAGGCACTCTCCGATGAACAGCTAGCCAGCAAAACAGCGGAGTTCAAACAGCGACTTTCAAAAGGCGAAACTCTGGATGACTTACTACCAGAGGCATTTGCTGTAGTCCGGGAAACTGGACGGCGGGTATTAGGGCTGCGACACTTTGATGTCCAACTTTTAGGTGGCATCATCCTGCACAAAGGGCAAATCGCCGAGATGAAAACCGGTGAAGGAAAAACTTTAGTTGCAACGCTACCGGCTTATCTGAATGCACTGACTGGTAAAGGAGTGCATATCGTAACGGTTAACGATTACCTGGCTCGTCGGGATGCCGAGTGGATGGGACAGGTACATCGCTTCTTAGGGCTTAGTGTTGGGCTAATTCAGCAGGGAATGGGACCCTCTGAGCGCAAGAAGAACTACGACTGCGACATCACCTATGTCACGAATAGCGAAGTAGGGTTTGACTACTTGCGTGACAATATGGCTACCGCGATGGCAGATGTGGTACAACGCCCTTTCAATTATTGTGTAATCGACGAAGTAGACTCGATCTTGATTGACGAGGCGCGGACACCGTTGATTATTTCTGGGCAGGTAGAACGACCGACAGAAAAGTACCTCCAAGCAGCTCAAATAGCGCTAGCACTGAAGAAGGAGGACGAGCATTACGAGGTAGATGAGAAAGCTCGGAATGTACTTTTATCCGACGAAGGCTTTGCCGAAGCTGAACAGCTGCTGGGAGTAACAGACTTGTATGACCCCAACGACCCTTGGGCGCATTATATTTTTAACGCGATTAAAGCTAAAGAACTGTTTCTCAAGGATGTGAATTATATCGTCCGCAACGGTGAAGTGGTGATTGTGGATGAATTTACGGGTCGGGTACTGCCAGGACGGCGTTGGAGTGATGGACTCCATCAGGCAATTGAAGCGAAAGAACGAGTAGAGATTCAACCAGAAACTCAGACTTTAGCGACAATTACCTATCAAAACTTGTTCTTGCTGTATCCAAAATTAGCTGGGATGACTGGAACTGCAAAAACAGAAGAAGCAGAGTTTGAAAAAATTTACAAATTAGAAGTAACGGTTATTCCCACTAATCGACCCAGAAGCCGTCAGGACTTACCTGATATGGTGTTCAAAACTGAAGAGGCGAAGTGGCGAGCGATCGCCCAAGAATGCGCCCAAATGCATGAAATCGGGCGACCAGTTTTGGTAGGAACAACTAGCGTTGAAAAATCAGAATATCTCAGTCAGCTGTTAAACCAGCTGGAAATTCCCTACAATCTGCTCAATGCCAGACCAGAGAACGTAGAGCGGGAGTCGGAAATTATTGCTCAGGCAGGACGCAAGGGTGCGTTGACGATCGCCACCAATATGGCAGGTCGAGGAACAGACATCATTCTGGGTGGTAATGCCGAGTACATGGCGCGGCTAAAACTGCGGGAATACTTTATGCCCCGGATTGTTCAGCCAGAGGATGAAGATAGCTTTGGTATAGGACGAGCCTCTGTACCTGTGGCAGCTGGTAGTAGCGGTCAAGGCTTTGTGCCTGGGAAGAAAGTTAAGACTTGGAAAGCCTCGCCCCAGATTTTCCCCACCCAACTGTCGCGCCAGATGGAACAGATGCTAAAAGCAGCGGTGGAGTTCGCGATCCAGGAATATGGAGAGCGGAGTTTACCGGAACTAGAGGCAGAGGATAAGGTGGCGGTCGCCGCAGAAAAAGCCCCAACAGACGATCCTGTGATCCAAAGACTGCGCGAGGTCTACAACCGTATTCTTCAAGAGTACGAACAATTTACCAGTCGGGAACACGAAGAGGTGGTGTCCCTGGGAGGTCTACACGTAATTGGCACAGAACGTCACGAATCACGGCGGATTGATAACCAATTACGGGGACGCGCCGGACGGCAAGGGGACCCTGGTTCGACCAGATTCTTCCTGAGTTTGCAGGATAACTTGCTGCGGATTTTTGGTGGCGATCGCGTAGCTGGCTTAATGAATGCCTTCCGCGTTGAAGAAGATATGCCAATCGAATCTGGGATGCTCACGCGCAGTTTGGAAGGCGCTCAGAAAAAGGTTGAAACCTACTACTACGACATCCGTAAGCAGGTGTTTGAGTATGACGAGGTAATGAACAACCAGCGGCGGGCAATCTACGCAGAGCGTCGTCGCGTACTTGAAGGTCAAGACCTAAAAGAACAAGTGATCAAGTATGCCGAAAAAACGATGGATGAAATCGTAGATTACTACGTCAACCCAGACTTACCTTCAGAAGATTGGGAATTAGGGACTTTAGTCAGTAAGGTAAAAGAATTTATCTATCTGTTGGCAGATTTAGAACCAGAGCAACTACAAGATCTTGCAGTTGGCGAAATCAAAACCTTCCTGCACGAACAGGTGCGAATTGCCTACGACCTGAAAGAAGCGCAAGTTGACCAGATTCAGCCTGGACTAATGCGACAAGCTGAGCGGTTCTTCATCTTGCAGCAG
- the pheS gene encoding phenylalanine--tRNA ligase subunit alpha, with amino-acid sequence MTNQPSNLEAQLEALRQEAQQVIAAADTLERLEELRVVYLGKKGQLSALLRSMGQLSTEERPRIGAITNTVKEVLQSDLEKQRTRLQTAQLQAQLEAETLDVTMAGVYRPLGRIHPLNSTIDRVLDIFVGLGYTVAEGPEMETDYYNFEALNFLPDHPARDMQDTLYLPDGNLLRTHTSNVQIRYMEESDPPVRIAVPGRVYRRDTVDATHSAVFHQIEILAVDEGLTFTDLKGTIKVFLQEMFGDVPIRFRASYFPFTEPSAEVDVQWKGRWLEVMGCGMVDPNVFKAVGYDSEVYTGFAAGMGIERLAMVLHQIDDIRRFYNSDLRFLQQF; translated from the coding sequence ATGACCAATCAGCCTAGCAATTTAGAGGCTCAACTGGAAGCATTACGACAGGAAGCGCAACAAGTGATCGCTGCTGCTGATACCTTAGAACGGCTGGAGGAACTCAGAGTAGTTTACCTTGGAAAGAAGGGTCAGTTGTCTGCCTTGTTGCGGAGTATGGGTCAGCTATCAACTGAGGAGCGCCCGCGCATTGGAGCGATTACTAATACAGTTAAAGAGGTGCTGCAATCAGACCTGGAAAAGCAGCGGACAAGACTGCAAACTGCTCAACTCCAGGCACAATTGGAAGCTGAAACCTTAGACGTGACCATGGCAGGCGTTTATCGTCCCCTTGGTCGTATCCACCCGCTTAATAGCACCATTGATCGGGTATTGGATATCTTTGTTGGTCTGGGCTACACTGTGGCCGAGGGACCAGAAATGGAGACGGACTACTATAACTTTGAGGCGCTGAATTTCCTGCCAGACCACCCTGCCCGTGACATGCAGGATACTCTCTATCTGCCAGATGGAAATTTGCTGCGAACCCATACCTCTAACGTTCAGATTCGCTACATGGAAGAGAGTGACCCACCAGTGCGGATTGCGGTTCCAGGTCGGGTTTATCGGCGAGATACTGTAGATGCCACTCACTCAGCCGTCTTCCATCAAATCGAAATTTTGGCGGTTGACGAGGGACTGACATTTACTGACCTCAAAGGCACCATTAAAGTGTTTTTGCAGGAAATGTTTGGCGATGTGCCAATCCGTTTCCGGGCAAGTTATTTTCCTTTCACTGAACCCTCGGCAGAAGTGGATGTGCAATGGAAAGGTCGCTGGCTAGAAGTCATGGGTTGTGGCATGGTTGACCCCAATGTTTTCAAAGCAGTGGGTTACGACTCCGAAGTCTATACGGGTTTTGCAGCGGGTATGGGCATTGAAAGATTGGCGATGGTGCTACACCAAATTGATGATATTCGTCGTTTTTATAACAGCGATCTACGCTTTTTGCAGCAATTCTAG